The Vibrio echinoideorum DNA window TAGCGGGTTAACCAAGGCTTCACCGAGATATTATCCGCGCTCACATAGAACTCGCCCGTCATATCGGTCAACGATCCACCATCAACAAAGTTAGCACTCACTGACAAGGAATTTAGGTTGGCGTCTTTAATACTCACCACACCTTCCGCAAGGTGATGTTTACCTGAGTTTTGCCATTTTAAAGTTTCAATGTCGAGTTGGCGGTCTTCGTCAGAAATAGTCCGATATGCAAGGGTTGAATTTTTAGCGGTAACATCCACTAACGTTTTCAACAACAAGTTATCCAGCTCTTGCATAATTCGCTTTGAAGAGTTCGATTCTTTAGGTTTATCTTTGCCGTTTTGCCCAGCAAACAAATCAATAGAGCGGATATCAAGGTACATTTGATTCATGACCAGATCGGCCACAACCGGACGCATCTGAACAAGCGATTGAATCAAGTCAAACTCGACTTCAACACGCTCAACAGAGAAGGTCACATCTTCAGCATTTGGAAGGCTGGCTTTAACGCCTTGTAGGGCAATAGAGGGGTGAGTGTTGCGCCAAAAACCACCCACGTCTTGAATTGAAAATTCAAAACCGGAATGTTGATTTACCCAAACTTCAATTTCAGATTGATACTTGTTTAAATTGGGTAAGGCTACACGCAGTGTAGTAACGGCAATGGCTAGCGTTACTAAGAGAGTAACCACTAACCATAAACATGCACGAAGAATCAGAGTAACGCTTGAGCTCACAAAATATCCATTACATCATAACAACATCAAACTGCTCTTGTATGTACAGAGGCTCAGCCTGGATTTTAACTTGTTTACCAATAAACACTTCAAGCTCAGCGAGCGCGTGAGATTCATCGCCCTCTAACGCTTCAGCAACAGCGGCTGCCGCATACACAACAAACTTGTCAGCGTCATACGCACGATTCACACGTGTGATTTCTCGAAGTATTTCATAACAAACTGTTTCGACTGTCTTCACACTGCCACGACCTTCACAGGCAGGGCAACTAGAACACAGAATATGCTCAATACTTTCACGAGTACGTTTACGAGTCATCTCAACTAAGCCAAGCTGTGTGAAGCCATTGATATTGGTTTTCACACGATCTTTGTCTAGCGCAGCTTCTAAAGAAGTTAGTACTCGCTTACGGTGCTCTTCTGACAACATATCAATAAAATCGATAATGATAATGCCACCTAAGTTACGTAGACGCAGCTGACGAGCAATGGCTTGTGTCGCTTCTACGTTAGTATTGAAAATCGTTTCTTCTAGATTACGGCGACCAACAAATGCGCCGGTGTTAATGTCGACAGTGGTCATCGCTTCCGTTTGGTCGATAATCAGATATCCACCAGATTTTAATTCGACTTTACGGTCCAAAGAGCGTTGAACTTCATTCTCGGTATCGTACATATCAAAGATAGGCTTGTCGCCTTCATACAACTCAAGCTTTTCAGTAAGCTCTGGCACGTACTCAGAAGTAAATTCTTTTAGGTTTTCATACTCTAAACGCGAATCGACCTGAATTCGGCTCAACTCAGTACCCACAAAGTCACGCAAGATACGCTGGCTTAGGCAAAGTTCGCCGTATAGACGAGTACGAGCTTTGTGTTTACCACGACGCTCTAGCACTTTTAGCCATAATCGTTTCAAGAATGCGGCATCTTGTGCCAATTCATTCGAGTCAGCCCCTTCTGCGGCCGTACGGATAATGAAGCCACCGTGTTCATCACAGTAACGAGATACCACTTTTTTAAGACGGTTACGTTCTGACTCACTATCAATTCGCTGAGAAACACCGACATGGCTTGCGCCTGGCATAAAGACCAAATAACGAGATGGCAGAGTGATATCAGTGGTTAAGCGGGCACCTTTAGTACCAAGAGGGTCTTTGACAACTTGAACCACAATGTCTTGACCTTGACGGACAAGCTCCGAAATATCACGGACTTGAAACTGTTTTTTTTCATTTTCAGCAACACATTCAGTGTGCGGAACAATATCAGAGGCGTGTAAAAAAGCTGCTTTCTCAAGGCCTATATCCACAAAAGCTGCCTGCATTCCAGGAAGAACACGGCTTACACGTCCTTTATAGATATTTCCCACGATACCGCGTCGAGCATCTCGTTCGACGTGGATCTCTTGAAGAGCCCCCCCTTCAATCATGGCCACACGAGTTTCACTCGGGGTCACGTTCAGCAACAATTCAGCACTCATGCTGCACCTCAGATTAGTAATTATAAGAATTCTTGCAGTAGCTGGTCCGTTTCAAATAAAGGTAAGCCGACAACGGCGTAATAACTACCTTCGATTCGGGTAACAAAGCGTCCACCCAAACCTTGGATCCCATAGCTACCGGCTTTATCGCATGGCTCCCCTGTTTGCCAGTATTGTTCTATTTCTTTTTCACTGAGGGGTTTAAACCATACGTCGGTAATAACGATTTCTGTTTTTTGTTTTTCAGCCGAAACCACAGAAACGGCCGTCATCACTTGATGGCGTTCGTTGGCTAACTGAGTAAGCATACGCTTAGAGTCAGAAAAGTCGGCTGGTTTCTCGAGCACTTGCCCTTGGCTGACGACAACTGTGTCAGAACCAAGAACCACTATTTCAGAATCAAGAGAAATAGCATCAGAGCCAAGATCTACATTATCAGAACTAGGAACGACATGCTGCTTTTCATCGGTATTCGTTGTTAATAAAGAGAGCGCCGCTAAGGCTTTATCTAAAGATAGTCGCTTAACGTACCCTTCGGCGGTTTCTTGTGCGTGCTTACATTCTTCAACATCGGTTACCAGGATAGAAAACTCGTAGCCCAGTTGAGAAAGAAGCTCTTTGCGGCGTGGGGAACCCGATGCCAAAACTAAATGTTTCTTTTTCATCGTCACGCTACCTCACATGCCAATGGCGACGCACGCGCCTCATTAATAAAAACATCCAAGGCCAAAGTATACAGTTTATCAATGCGCTCCATAACGATAACGGATTGAACACGACATCTTGGATCAAATATTCACCAAAGAAGATCAACACTTCAAACAGCACAGTCAACGCAGCAATAATCATGGCTTGTTGCCATAGCGCCATGTTGCGTATTACCAGGAAGTTCATCGCAATAATGTACATCACTATTGCCATCATCATCCCGCGAATACCCAATGTTGAACCGATCAAAAGATCCCACAACAAGCCTAGAATCAAAGCGCTACCCACGTTAACACGGTGAGGTAGAGCCAAAACCCAGTAACAGGTCACCAATAGCAACCAAGAGGGTCTGAATAGATCCAAACTACCGGGCCACGGGATCGTCTGCAGAATAAGCGCGATCAAAAATGAGCAACCAATTACTACCTTGCTTCTTAAAACGCTATTGGCCATCTTCGCCCTCTAACAATGCTTGTTCTATGCTGGATTGATCCGCTTGCATCTGTTTGTTTTCATCCGGCCATACAAGCAGTAAATACCTGAGCTTATCAAACTCAACCACAGGCTCTGCTTTGATAACCGCAAACTCACGTTTCGGGTCATAATCAACGGCAGTAACGTAGGCGACTGGATAACCTTCTGGATATACTCCACCGAGTCCAGATGTCACCAATAGATCTTCTTCTTGTATATCGGTACTGGTTGGAATGTGCTCTAGCTGGATCTCATCAATCATGCCATTACCCGAAGCGATCACTCGAATATCGTTACGAATAACCTGAACAGGAATCGCATTGTTTGCGTCAGTCAGTAACAGGACACGACTATTGTGAGCTGCAACAAAAGTCACTTGACCTACAATACCTTTCTCGTTGATCACCGGTTGACCTTCATATACCCCATCAATCTGACCTTTATCGATCACAACCTGATGGCGATATGGTGAAGTATCTACTGCCATAACCTCTGTGACGACTTTCTTTTCGTCACGGATAAACGGAGATCCTAATAACTTACGAAGGCGTTTGTTTTCTTCTTGATATTGCTCAAGCAGAATCAGTTCGCTCTTCAGACGCAAAACTTCTCGTTTAATATTATGGTTGGATTCGATCAGGCCTTTACGAGTACTAAAACGTTCGTAGACACCATCGAACATAGTGCGAGGTAAGTTGGCAGCATATTGAATAGGTGCAACCATGCTGTTTAATAGATAGCGGACATTTGAGAAAGTATCTAAACGACTATCAGCCAGCATAAGGCTGGCTGATAACGTTACAGCAAAAAACAGGCGCAATTGTAGAGAGGGACCTCTACCAAAAATTGGCTTCATTCTATATTTGGTCCTAGAGCTACATTTGGTCCTATAGACAAGGTCCTAGGCTCTTTACATAAAACTCGGTAATAAAAGAGCCTAACACTAGATATTATTCTTCGCTGAACAGATCGCCGCCATGCATGTCGATCATCTCTAGGGCTTTACCGCCACCCAGAGCAACACACGTTAATGGCTCTTCTGCAACAACAACAGGAATTCCTGTTTCTTCTGTTAGCAGACGATCAAGGTCTTTAAGCAGTGCACCACCACCTGTCAGTACCATACCGTTTTCTGAGATATCAGAAGCCAGTTCTGGCGGACATTGTTCAAGTGCAACCATCACTGCAGATACGATGCCTGATAGTGGCTCTTGAAGCGCTTCAAGGATTTCGTTTGAGTTTAGGCTAAAGCTACGAGGTACACCTTCAGCAAGGTTACGACCACGTACTTCGATCTCTTCCACTTCATCGCCAGGGTAAGCTGAACCGATTTCGTGTTTGATCTTTTCTGCTGTTGCTTCACCAATCAGGCTGCCGTAGTTACGACGCACATAATTAATAATAGCTTCATCAAAACGGTCACCGCCGATACGTACAGAAGACGAGTAAACCACACCGTTCAGTGAGATAACCGCAACTTCAGTAGTACCACCGCCAATATCAACAACCATTGAACCTGTTGGTTCAGATACACGTAGGCCTGCACCAATCGCAGCAGCCATTGGCTCATCGATAAGGTAAACCTCACGCGCACCAGCACCTAGCGCTGATTCACGGATAGCACGACGCTCTACCTGAGTAGAACCACAAGGAACACAAACCAAAACACGAGGACTTGGTTTAAGCACACTGT harbors:
- the rng gene encoding ribonuclease G, which encodes MSAELLLNVTPSETRVAMIEGGALQEIHVERDARRGIVGNIYKGRVSRVLPGMQAAFVDIGLEKAAFLHASDIVPHTECVAENEKKQFQVRDISELVRQGQDIVVQVVKDPLGTKGARLTTDITLPSRYLVFMPGASHVGVSQRIDSESERNRLKKVVSRYCDEHGGFIIRTAAEGADSNELAQDAAFLKRLWLKVLERRGKHKARTRLYGELCLSQRILRDFVGTELSRIQVDSRLEYENLKEFTSEYVPELTEKLELYEGDKPIFDMYDTENEVQRSLDRKVELKSGGYLIIDQTEAMTTVDINTGAFVGRRNLEETIFNTNVEATQAIARQLRLRNLGGIIIIDFIDMLSEEHRKRVLTSLEAALDKDRVKTNINGFTQLGLVEMTRKRTRESIEHILCSSCPACEGRGSVKTVETVCYEILREITRVNRAYDADKFVVYAAAAVAEALEGDESHALAELEVFIGKQVKIQAEPLYIQEQFDVVMM
- a CDS encoding Maf family protein; this translates as MKKKHLVLASGSPRRKELLSQLGYEFSILVTDVEECKHAQETAEGYVKRLSLDKALAALSLLTTNTDEKQHVVPSSDNVDLGSDAISLDSEIVVLGSDTVVVSQGQVLEKPADFSDSKRMLTQLANERHQVMTAVSVVSAEKQKTEIVITDVWFKPLSEKEIEQYWQTGEPCDKAGSYGIQGLGGRFVTRIEGSYYAVVGLPLFETDQLLQEFL
- the mreD gene encoding rod shape-determining protein MreD, whose amino-acid sequence is MANSVLRSKVVIGCSFLIALILQTIPWPGSLDLFRPSWLLLVTCYWVLALPHRVNVGSALILGLLWDLLIGSTLGIRGMMMAIVMYIIAMNFLVIRNMALWQQAMIIAALTVLFEVLIFFGEYLIQDVVFNPLSLWSALINCILWPWMFLLMRRVRRHWHVR
- the mreC gene encoding rod shape-determining protein MreC; the protein is MKPIFGRGPSLQLRLFFAVTLSASLMLADSRLDTFSNVRYLLNSMVAPIQYAANLPRTMFDGVYERFSTRKGLIESNHNIKREVLRLKSELILLEQYQEENKRLRKLLGSPFIRDEKKVVTEVMAVDTSPYRHQVVIDKGQIDGVYEGQPVINEKGIVGQVTFVAAHNSRVLLLTDANNAIPVQVIRNDIRVIASGNGMIDEIQLEHIPTSTDIQEEDLLVTSGLGGVYPEGYPVAYVTAVDYDPKREFAVIKAEPVVEFDKLRYLLLVWPDENKQMQADQSSIEQALLEGEDGQ
- a CDS encoding rod shape-determining protein, whose product is MFKKLRGMFSNDLSIDLGTANTLIYVKGQGIVLDEPSVVAIRQDRVGSGKSVAAVGHAAKQMLGRTPGNISAIRPMKDGVIADFYVTEKMLQHFIKQVHDNSVLKPSPRVLVCVPCGSTQVERRAIRESALGAGAREVYLIDEPMAAAIGAGLRVSEPTGSMVVDIGGGTTEVAVISLNGVVYSSSVRIGGDRFDEAIINYVRRNYGSLIGEATAEKIKHEIGSAYPGDEVEEIEVRGRNLAEGVPRSFSLNSNEILEALQEPLSGIVSAVMVALEQCPPELASDISENGMVLTGGGALLKDLDRLLTEETGIPVVVAEEPLTCVALGGGKALEMIDMHGGDLFSEE